From a region of the Lactuca sativa cultivar Salinas chromosome 4, Lsat_Salinas_v11, whole genome shotgun sequence genome:
- the LOC111880680 gene encoding uncharacterized protein LOC111880680 → MYLFDYSDDDDMFIFMMCATLNNDREEAHIRLVHDYFADDCVYQSRDFKRRFRLRKNVFVRIANALENKYEFFQMRYDARGKRRITGLQKYVVAIKLMAMGESSYSIDDYMRMSERIARAKKAPDAPFIVKENEYKFGYYLMDGIYPAYSTFVKAFRLPVTPRDKIFKKKQEGRRKDVERAFGVPKSK, encoded by the exons ATGTATCTGTTTGATTATAGTGATGACGATGATATGTTCATCTTTATGAT GTGTGCAACATTAAACAATGATCGGGAAGAAGCGCACATACGTCTAGTTCACGATTATTTTGCGGATGATTGTGTCTACCAGTCACGCGATTTTAAAAGAAGGTTTCGTTTGCGGAAAAATGTTTTTGTTCGGATAGCCAACGCGTTGGAAAACAA GTATGAATTTTTCCAAATGAGATATGATGCTAGAGGTAAACGAAGAATCACAGGGTTGCAGAAATATGTTGTTGCAATTAAGCTTATGGCAATGGGAGAATCGTCTTATTCGATTGACGATTATATGAGAATGTCTGAGAGAATTGCAAGAGCAA AAAAGGCACCGGATGCTCCTTTCATAGTGAAGGAAAATGAATATAAGTTTGGGTATTACCTTATGGATGGAATATATCCAGCATATTCCACATTCGTAAAGGCGTTTCGACTCCCTGTAACACCAAGAGacaaaattttcaagaaaaaaCAAGAAGGAAGACGTAAGGATGTGGAACGTGCCTTTGGAGTTCCGAAGTCAAAATAA